The Cannabis sativa cultivar Pink pepper isolate KNU-18-1 chromosome 8, ASM2916894v1, whole genome shotgun sequence genomic interval TATTCAAAGAATCGTTGTAGAGTTCAATTTTTGGGCTCCAACTTCTTTGGCCAATTAAAAGCCTGCAATCAATTCTTCATGTTTTGCTTCTTTGTTGGAGGCAGTGAATTAAAACTTAAGGGCATTTAGATTTGATGCCCCTACAGAGCAATCAATATGATTTTTGCTCCATAACCTTTCTCATTTGATGCTCCATCAATAAAAATCTTCTAGACTTCTATTTTCAATATGCGTTCCTTCATATTGTTATTGATTCAAGTACATTCCACAATGAAATCTGCTAGAACTTGGCCTTTGATTGAGACTATGGGTCAGTTTCTCATTGCCATATTCACACTCGGTAGTCCATTCAAACTTATTACTTCTGCTCAAAACATTTAAGAAAGGAATGCATTTGTCAGTGGACTTTGAAACAAACCCACTTAGCGCTGCATCCTTCCAGTCAGACTTTGTACATCTTTGTGTTTTTAGGGGGAATGCATATTTAGAATGGCTTGGATCTTCTCCGAATTGGCTTCAATCCCTCTAAAGTTGTCAATGAATCCTAGGAACTTCCTTGAGGAAACTGTAAAGGTATTTTTTTGGGGATTTGGCTTCATTCTGTACTTTTGGATGATAGAAAAAGCCTTTTTTAGATCATCACTATGCTCTTTGGAAGTCTTTCATTTGActagcatgtcatccacatagaCTTTCATGTTCTTCCTTAAAACTTCCTTAAACATTTTGTTCACCAGACGTTGACATGTTGGTCTAGCATTCTTGAACACAAATGACATCATAACATATAATTACATACCTTTATCCATCTGGAAGTTGGTATGTTCTTGATCCATTATGTACatcttgatttgattatagTCGGAGcatgcatccatgaagcttaaaagtTTATATCTAGATAAGTCATCCACCATCTGATCGATCCAGGGAAGTGGGACAAAATCTTTTGGACAAGCCTTGTTTAAGTCTGTGAAGTTGTTAGGttgtttttagtattatttttaggttaatttttagtgcatttttaatttagttctaCTCTTATTTTGAggaattttacaatttttatcttttatttttgcaaatttaaaatagaagaagattaaaaaatatcaaaggaataagatggaaaaaagataaaaagatctcacaaaaagatgaactataaaatagagaaaattgtgcaaaaAAGTAAAGCTGAAACTTaaagcctaaattcgactatgaTCTGATCAGATTTTGGAAAAGGTAGAAGCATAAAAGTTCTATATCTCACTTTTATCTTTCCTGAGCATCTTGAAGTGTCCAATTCTGAACAATATCAAGAGAGTTATGGCAAAAATACTATCAGTTAACGTAGCAGAAAACTCACTGCTTAAATAAAGGGGGGACCGCGCCTAGGCATGGAAATCCCATACTGCAGCCCGCCCCTTCTAATCCCAAGCAAAATAGGTTTTTTTTCAGTGTTTTGCatcttttttttatcattttttggcTATATCAGAAGGGGACTTCAATTGTATATAACATTGCAGCATGAGATTTGTCTAACGTCCACTACACTCTTAGGGCATTTTGTTTTTGGAATTAGAGTAATAGTGGTAGTATCAATCTCTTTTAAAATCTTTCCagaatttaaaaaagataatacTGCCTCTACTATCTCATCCCCTACAAGTTTCCAATTGTCTTGGAAGAAAGCACTTCCATACCCATCTGGTCCAGGGGCTTTATCCCTATCAATAGCAAAAATAGCATCTTCTACTTCCTTCCTTGTGTAATCAGCCAATAGAATATCCTTGTGATAACTTGTTACCTTAGTCCCAAATCCACAATTGCTTGAACAACTTCCCTTTTGGCTGGAATTTTAGTCCCTAATAGCTTTTGGTAATAGTCTAAGAAGGCATGCTGAACTTTCTTTGGAGAGTCGCACCAATTTCCATGCTCATCCTCAATCGagaaaattctgttttgaatcCTTCTCAATTTTAAGGAGGCATGGAAAATGTGTGAATTCTCATCACCATATTTAGCCCAACTGACCTTAGCTTTTTGTGCCATGAAGCTAGCAAATGCCTTACTAACTTCTGCAAATTTGCTTCTTAGTTCCTGCTCTTGGTTCATAAATTCCACATTCTGTGGCTCCTTATTCAATTTAACTTGCAACTCAGCCAAAGCTTCTCGTGTAGTAAGCATTGTCTTTTGTATGTCTGTAAAACCGGTTTGGTTTATGTGTTTCAGCACCATCTTCACTCTTCTTAGTTTCTGCACTATACAATACATTTTCGTCCCTTTGATATCTTCTTGCCAGGCCTTGGTTACCAAGTTATCATACTCAATAGCTTGTTTCCACATGTTGAAATACCTAAATGGCTTCCTCCCACAGAACCTATCTTCATAAATAGTCACCAAGATAGGAATATGGTCGAAGCTTAATTCAGGTAAGAAAACAGCTTCAGAACAAGGAAAAGCATTGATCCAATGTGAATTGACCATTTCTCTAtcaattttggaaaaaatcctCTCTTCAGGCTTTTGCTTATTGTTCCATGTGTAGAAAGACCCTGAATACTTCAAATCAGCCATATTACAGTTCCCGATACAATCTTGAAGTCTCTGAGATGGATTGCACTGAGCCCTTCTTACTATTCTTTCATCTCCATTCATTATCTCATTGAAGTCCCCCATTAGAATCCATGGTTCACTTAGTTTCTTCGCCAATTCCTCTAGATCTGCCCATAattcttctctctttttctcatcATTGAAAGCATAAATCAGTGACACAAAGAACTTCCCTGTTTGTTTCTATGATTGCACATAACAATGCATTATTTCGCTAGAGCAATATTTAAAATCTATAGAGTAGATATTTGGTTGCCAAGCTATAACTATTCTTCCTTTGTCTAACCAaggattattatttgaaaaacacCAACCTTGGAAGAGGCTTGTATATAAAGTTCCCATATTCTTATTCTGAACCTTTGTTTCTAAGAGACTAACAAACCCAGCTTGCTTCGAATACATCAATTGCTTGATTTCATTGTGTTTATGCTGGCTGTTAATCCCTCTCACATTCTAGCATAAGAACCTATCCATTTGAGGAAGAGGGATCTCCCTCCCCTCCTGTGTTTTGCTCATTTGCTTGTTCTGCTACGCCACAATCAATCTCATTCCTGCTACAATCTCAAAATCATCATTAAGAGACCAAACATATTCTTTGTTGATGTCCCTTCTGCTTCCTTCCTTGGCAATACCTTTTTTCCTTTACTGACCTTCTGAAAACCATCATCATCGAGCTACTTCTCTACATTAATTGCTGGTTTCTTAGGCATCCAAACTTGTTTCCCTGTGTAatgcccgcttagtttaatttggaaattagcagttaatcatgattaattatgaaaattatttatagctatttaaataatttattatactgttatttatggaattcagaaatgcatggttatgttattcagtagttttcatattttgcttttccggtgcccggtatttggaactcggcgtttggctcagtagaaatcacaacttagtatgttagtagtttggggacgggttttagacattgggaatgtcgggaatggccgggaatttagaatttcccaaaaatacccctttagtatgatttatgtggttttatggtggaggggcaaaatggtctttttgccccattagtgttttgtcttatgtgggtttattatttgaaaattaaatatttatttaattgttatttggctgaaatggatttaatatatgttatgtgatggtatttcattttcattaaaaaaattacacttagaaaaaaatagaatttctcaaaaaactctctctattttcctctctctttttcggccatttgaggcagcaAGAAGAGTGGTTTCTCCTCTTCATTTTCAAGTGATTTTCTGCAAGTTAGAGTGTTCTTAAttgaggtaattcttgtctagctttctttctttgttttctttaaattttgatgtaaaagatgagtaaatgcatggaggattttgatgatgatgctgctgcttgttattgttgttgtttctatgtctaaaatgttgaattaattaggtttagttaggttgaaatgcatgctagttgttcttgcttgagttggttaattttcttgttaagaGGCTAaggttttcaaagtaaaa includes:
- the LOC133030539 gene encoding uncharacterized protein LOC133030539; this translates as MVMKPWNPIDDFTKEEVTNVPTLVQLKGLDIKYWGEASLFKIAGQLGVPLQVDNVTKNRDRLQYPRILIQKQTGKFFVSLIYAFNDEKKREELWADLEELAKKLSEPWILMGDFNEIMNGDERIVRRAQCNPSQRLQDCIGNCNMADLKYSGSFYTWNNKQKPEERIFSKIDREMVNSHWINAFPCSEAVFLPELSFDHIPILVTIYEDRFCGRKPFRYFNMWKQAIEYDNLVTKAWQEDIKGTKMYCIVQKLRRVKMVLKHINQTGFTDIQKTMLTTREALAELQVKLNKEPQNVEFMNQEQELRSKFAEVSKAFASFMAQKAKVSWAKYGDENSHIFHASLKLRRIQNRIFSIEDEHGNWCDSPKKVQHAFLDYYQKLLGTKIPAKREVVQAIVDLGLRKEVEDAIFAIDRDKAPGPDGYGSAFFQDNWKLVGDEIVEAVLSFLNSGKILKEIDTTTITLIPKTKCPKSVVDVRQISCCNVIYN